The Clostridium septicum genome contains a region encoding:
- a CDS encoding DUF378 domain-containing protein: MKFLDIIALILVIVGAVNWGLIGFFQFDLVAALFGTMTMFSRVVYALVGLAGLYSLSFFAKDSSVNSN; this comes from the coding sequence ATGAAATTTTTAGACATTATAGCACTTATTTTAGTTATAGTAGGAGCCGTAAATTGGGGACTTATAGGTTTTTTCCAATTTGATCTTGTGGCTGCTCTATTTGGAACAATGACTATGTTCAGCAGAGTTGTGTATGCTCTTGTTGGGCTAGCTGGACTTTACTCACTATCATTTTTTGCAAAAGATAGTTCAGTAAATTCAAACTAA
- a CDS encoding CvfB family protein, which translates to MINIGDYNILKVKREKDFGFYLGNEGREEVLLPKAVLEDKSIKEGDEIEVFVYRDSKDRPVATFKKPLAKIGDVAYLKVVGQTKFGAFVDFGLDRDIFVPIKEQRFKLKVGNKYLFYLYLDKTGRLAATTEVENYLENAKEEEMEFKVGDEVIAQVYSRTPSGTLNVAIDSKYKGLVLPNEYYDEVFPGEELYLRIKRLYEDGVVGLTPRKTRLSEREKLQEDIIKYMEKNGGFMEFNDKSKPEDIKATFKTSKNYFKMALGGLMKNGKIVQEEEGTRLK; encoded by the coding sequence ATGATAAATATAGGTGATTATAATATTTTAAAAGTAAAAAGAGAAAAAGATTTTGGATTTTATCTTGGAAATGAAGGTAGGGAAGAAGTATTACTACCTAAAGCAGTATTAGAAGATAAAAGCATAAAAGAAGGAGATGAGATTGAGGTCTTTGTATATAGGGATTCAAAAGATAGGCCTGTAGCTACTTTTAAAAAACCTTTAGCAAAGATTGGAGATGTTGCTTACCTAAAGGTTGTTGGGCAAACAAAATTTGGTGCTTTTGTAGATTTTGGATTAGATAGAGATATATTTGTACCTATTAAAGAACAAAGGTTTAAACTTAAAGTAGGAAATAAATATTTATTTTATTTATATTTAGATAAGACAGGAAGACTTGCAGCAACAACAGAAGTAGAAAATTATTTAGAAAATGCAAAAGAAGAGGAAATGGAATTTAAAGTTGGAGATGAAGTTATAGCTCAAGTATATTCAAGAACACCTTCTGGAACTTTAAATGTTGCAATAGATTCAAAATATAAGGGGTTAGTATTACCTAATGAATATTATGATGAAGTATTTCCAGGTGAAGAACTATATCTTAGAATTAAGAGATTATATGAAGATGGAGTAGTAGGATTAACACCTAGAAAAACTAGACTTAGTGAAAGAGAAAAATTACAAGAGGATATAATAAAATATATGGAGAAAAACGGTGGATTTATGGAGTTTAATGATAAATCTAAACCTGAAGATATAAAGGCTACTTTTAAAACTAGTAAGAATTATTTTAAAATGGCTCTTGGTGGCTTAATGAAAAATGGAAAAATTGTTCAAGAAGAAGAAGGAACAAGATTAAAATAG
- the feoB gene encoding ferrous iron transport protein B produces the protein MKTVALLGNPNVGKTTLFNSLTGSTQRVGNWAGVTVDKKEGYFNDIKIVDLPGIYAMDTYSNEEKVSKSFLETDEVDLILNIIDASNIDRNLYLTTQLKQFNKPIILAVNMIDVAKKKGIDIDYNKLSELLNVTVIPIIAFKEEGLDDIKNALKSDNFLRDNSDNDYQFNSEKEAYAFIEDLLKKCSHTSGKVDYALKDKLDNILLNPWLAYPIFISIMAAMFQITFAWVGQPLSDMLDEMLNESFLPFVSDLLSGTSHWFQSLIVDGIIAGVGGILVLLPIILALFACISILEDSGYMARVAFIMDKLMRKMGLSGKAFIPMIVGFGCTVPAIMSARTLESEKDRKLTALLVPLMSCNARLPVYAIFASVFFPNYVGLVVAGLYLLGVILAFILGILFKNTIFKKDEEPFIIELPEYKMPSLKNILKQVYEKAKSFLIKAGTIIFAMSVVIWVLSNFNLSGMVDVNDSILASIGGVLSPIFKPLGFGNWQSSVSLLTGLLAKETVVASMEVIFAGDLAAMLPLHFNAISALSFLVFVLLYTPCISVLGAMKKEYGTKFTLFSIGYQLILAWVVSFIVFNIGKIFI, from the coding sequence ATGAAAACTGTAGCATTACTTGGTAATCCAAATGTAGGAAAAACTACATTGTTTAATAGCTTAACAGGATCTACTCAAAGAGTTGGAAATTGGGCTGGTGTTACCGTAGATAAAAAAGAAGGTTATTTTAATGATATTAAAATAGTTGACCTTCCAGGTATTTATGCAATGGATACCTATTCAAATGAGGAGAAAGTTTCTAAGAGTTTTTTAGAAACAGATGAAGTTGATTTAATATTAAATATAATTGATGCCTCAAATATTGATAGAAATTTATATTTAACTACTCAATTAAAACAATTTAATAAACCTATAATTTTAGCTGTTAATATGATTGATGTAGCTAAAAAGAAAGGTATAGATATTGATTATAATAAACTATCAGAACTTTTAAATGTAACTGTTATACCAATTATAGCCTTTAAAGAAGAAGGATTGGATGACATAAAGAATGCATTAAAATCTGATAATTTTTTAAGAGATAATAGCGATAATGATTATCAGTTCAATAGTGAAAAAGAGGCTTATGCTTTTATAGAGGATTTATTAAAAAAATGTAGTCATACTAGTGGTAAAGTTGATTATGCACTGAAAGATAAATTAGATAATATTTTATTAAATCCTTGGCTTGCATACCCAATATTTATATCGATAATGGCTGCAATGTTTCAAATTACATTTGCTTGGGTTGGACAACCATTATCTGATATGTTAGATGAAATGCTAAACGAATCTTTTTTACCATTTGTATCTGATTTATTATCTGGTACAAGTCATTGGTTCCAATCATTAATTGTTGATGGTATTATTGCAGGGGTTGGAGGAATCCTAGTACTTTTACCAATTATACTTGCCTTGTTTGCTTGTATATCAATATTAGAAGATAGTGGATATATGGCTAGAGTTGCTTTTATAATGGACAAATTAATGAGAAAAATGGGGCTTTCAGGTAAAGCCTTTATTCCTATGATAGTAGGATTTGGTTGTACTGTTCCTGCTATAATGTCTGCTAGAACATTAGAAAGCGAAAAAGATAGAAAATTAACAGCATTATTAGTTCCTTTAATGAGTTGTAATGCAAGATTACCTGTTTATGCTATATTTGCATCGGTTTTCTTTCCTAATTATGTTGGATTAGTAGTTGCTGGACTTTATTTATTAGGTGTAATATTAGCATTTATATTGGGTATACTATTTAAGAATACTATATTTAAAAAAGATGAAGAGCCATTTATAATCGAATTACCTGAATATAAAATGCCTTCTCTTAAAAACATATTAAAACAAGTTTATGAAAAAGCAAAAAGTTTCTTAATTAAAGCAGGAACTATTATTTTTGCTATGAGTGTTGTTATCTGGGTATTATCAAACTTTAACTTAAGTGGTATGGTAGATGTTAATGATAGTATCCTAGCATCTATCGGTGGAGTTCTTTCTCCTATATTTAAGCCACTAGGTTTTGGAAATTGGCAAAGTTCTGTTTCACTTTTAACAGGATTACTTGCTAAAGAAACTGTTGTAGCTTCAATGGAAGTAATTTTTGCTGGGGATTTAGCTGCTATGTTACCATTACATTTTAATGCAATATCAGCGCTTTCCTTCTTAGTATTTGTTTTATTATATACTCCTTGTATTTCAGTACTTGGTGCAATGAAAAAAGAATATGGAACTAAATTTACTTTATTTTCTATAGGATATCAATTAATTCTTGCCTGGGTAGTTTCATTTATAGTATTTAATATCGGAAAAATATTTATATAA
- a CDS encoding CehA/McbA family metallohydrolase yields the protein MGKKKRKEIKVFNQNDLKFYYGIPHCHTNFSTGKGNPLEAYEYGRKSGLNFMFITDHNSFLSNKVSIKDEIYTRWQGTHYYASKLKKKYEEFLPLVGFECKTSYYGDLNIINSSTFFTGIVKDIKIILLWMLNNPDAFISINHPHKNIRNLTYNPILNKLITSIEVGNGNPAAKYTRHDRYYFGLLDVGWKLGAINGQDNHKMNFGDSENLTVYIGNELSKEALVDSFRSMRTYSTESRFLKFYFTINDNFMGETIVVSDNKLKFMIFAEDIRYRIKEICIITNKNTLVKSIDEINLNHIKYIYEHKREESESWYVIKVIEENNRIAISSPIFVTSNEDILGNT from the coding sequence TTGGGAAAAAAGAAACGTAAAGAAATTAAAGTATTTAATCAAAATGATTTAAAGTTTTATTATGGTATTCCTCATTGCCATACTAATTTTTCTACTGGTAAAGGTAACCCTTTAGAAGCCTACGAGTATGGAAGAAAATCTGGTCTTAATTTTATGTTTATAACAGATCATAACTCTTTTCTTTCTAATAAAGTATCTATCAAAGATGAAATATATACCCGTTGGCAAGGTACCCATTATTATGCATCAAAATTAAAAAAGAAATATGAGGAATTCTTACCTCTTGTTGGATTCGAATGTAAAACTAGCTATTATGGTGATTTAAATATAATAAATTCATCAACATTTTTTACTGGAATAGTAAAGGACATTAAAATAATTTTATTATGGATGTTAAACAATCCTGATGCTTTTATATCAATAAATCATCCTCATAAGAATATTCGAAATTTAACATATAACCCAATTTTAAATAAATTAATTACCTCAATAGAAGTAGGTAATGGTAATCCAGCTGCTAAATATACTAGACATGATAGATATTATTTTGGATTACTTGATGTAGGCTGGAAACTTGGAGCTATAAATGGACAAGATAATCATAAAATGAACTTTGGAGATTCTGAAAACCTAACTGTTTATATCGGAAATGAACTTTCTAAGGAAGCTTTAGTAGATTCCTTTAGGTCTATGCGTACTTATTCAACTGAATCTAGATTTTTGAAATTTTATTTTACTATAAATGATAATTTTATGGGTGAAACTATTGTTGTTTCTGATAACAAATTAAAATTTATGATTTTTGCTGAAGATATTAGATATAGAATAAAAGAAATTTGTATAATAACTAATAAAAATACTTTAGTTAAAAGTATAGATGAAATTAATTTAAATCATATAAAATATATATATGAACATAAACGTGAAGAGAGCGAAAGTTGGTACGTTATAAAAGTTATTGAAGAAAATAATCGTATTGCCATTAGCTCTCCAATTTTTGTTACTTCAAATGAAGATATACTAGGTAACACTTAA
- a CDS encoding Lrp/AsnC ligand binding domain-containing protein: MGLNQTYQLDELDLQILDLLIKDCRTPYLEIARICHVSGGTIHVRMKKMEELGIIKGTRILLNLPKLGYDVCCFVGIYVDKTESFSSVFGELSQIKEVVELHLTTGNYSIFAKVICKNISDLQDILLNKINSISGIQRTDTFISLEQPIDRNISI; encoded by the coding sequence ATGGGTTTAAATCAAACCTATCAATTAGACGAACTAGATCTTCAAATATTAGATTTATTAATAAAGGACTGTAGAACTCCTTATTTAGAGATAGCTAGAATTTGTCATGTTAGTGGTGGTACTATTCACGTAAGAATGAAAAAAATGGAGGAACTTGGAATAATAAAAGGTACGAGAATTCTGCTAAATCTTCCAAAGCTTGGATATGATGTATGTTGCTTTGTTGGAATATATGTTGATAAAACAGAATCTTTCTCTTCAGTTTTTGGAGAGCTATCTCAAATAAAAGAAGTTGTCGAATTGCACTTAACTACTGGAAACTATTCAATATTTGCTAAAGTTATCTGTAAAAATATATCAGACCTTCAAGATATATTATTAAATAAAATTAATTCTATAAGTGGTATTCAAAGAACAGATACTTTTATCTCTCTTGAACAACCTATTGATAGAAATATATCAATTTAA
- a CDS encoding FeoB-associated Cys-rich membrane protein, whose product MEIVITVAIIGFSAYIIYKNVRKSSKGGCNCGNCSSHCPMYNDKNKGRK is encoded by the coding sequence ATGGAAATTGTTATAACAGTTGCTATTATAGGATTTTCAGCATACATAATTTATAAAAATGTAAGAAAATCCTCTAAAGGTGGTTGTAATTGTGGCAATTGTTCATCACATTGTCCTATGTACAACGACAAAAATAAAGGTAGAAAGTAA
- a CDS encoding amino acid ABC transporter substrate-binding protein: MIRKFIKRIFVSSLICVMAVSAVACSKVNGNSNSMDKEELIVGLDDTFVPMGFKDESGEIVGFDVELAKAVGEKLDKKIIFQTIDWSMKETELDNGNIDLIWNGYSMTNERKEKVDFSKAYLNNRQVIITLADSKIKDKLDLIGAVVGAQNQSSAVDAIEADGDIVSKFKDKKVVTFETNNEALMDLEAGRLDAVVADEILAKYYINQRGAEKYKILNEDFGKETYGVGIRKGDSELVEAINNAFDEIIKDGTAQKISKKWFGEDIIVK; the protein is encoded by the coding sequence ATGATTAGAAAATTTATAAAAAGAATTTTTGTGAGCTCGTTAATATGTGTAATGGCTGTTTCAGCAGTAGCTTGTAGTAAAGTTAATGGAAATAGCAATTCTATGGATAAAGAAGAATTAATTGTAGGATTAGATGATACTTTCGTACCAATGGGATTCAAGGATGAAAGTGGAGAAATAGTAGGATTTGATGTTGAGTTAGCGAAAGCAGTTGGAGAAAAACTAGATAAGAAAATTATATTTCAGACTATAGATTGGAGCATGAAAGAAACGGAACTTGATAATGGGAATATAGATTTAATTTGGAACGGATATTCTATGACTAATGAGAGGAAAGAGAAAGTTGATTTTTCAAAAGCTTATTTAAACAATAGACAAGTTATTATAACTTTAGCTGATTCAAAAATTAAGGATAAATTAGATTTAATTGGAGCTGTTGTTGGAGCTCAAAATCAATCTAGTGCCGTAGATGCTATAGAAGCAGATGGAGATATAGTATCTAAATTTAAGGATAAAAAAGTAGTAACTTTCGAAACAAATAATGAAGCTTTAATGGATTTAGAGGCAGGCAGATTAGATGCAGTAGTTGCTGATGAAATACTTGCTAAATATTATATAAATCAAAGAGGAGCTGAAAAATATAAAATTTTAAATGAAGACTTTGGAAAAGAAACTTATGGTGTTGGAATTAGAAAAGGTGATAGTGAATTAGTAGAGGCTATAAATAATGCTTTTGATGAGATAATAAAAGATGGTACAGCACAAAAAATATCAAAAAA
- a CDS encoding lysophospholipid acyltransferase family protein → MRFYKGIHYILYMIVLRLKAIKLWFIRKTKGVDAGYEYSAKVGRDWANYTINKAIEMNVTIKGKENIPERACCFIGNHTSILDIPLLMDSAGRAMGFIAKKEMLKTPVIGYWMQQYHCVPLDRENARSAIKVIQQGAENIKNGYSMCIFPEGTRSKDGKLQEFKKGSLKLATKAKAPIVPVAIDRAYRAFEIDRKFKSIDITITFCEPIYTENLTRDEEKELAMRVRNIIEKALKQ, encoded by the coding sequence GTGAGATTTTATAAAGGAATACATTATATATTATATATGATAGTATTGAGATTAAAGGCAATTAAGCTTTGGTTTATAAGAAAAACCAAGGGAGTTGATGCTGGATATGAATATAGTGCAAAAGTAGGAAGAGATTGGGCAAATTATACTATAAATAAAGCTATAGAAATGAATGTAACAATAAAGGGAAAGGAAAATATACCAGAGAGAGCTTGTTGTTTTATAGGAAATCATACTAGTATTTTGGATATACCTTTATTAATGGATTCAGCAGGAAGAGCTATGGGATTTATAGCAAAAAAAGAAATGTTAAAAACACCAGTTATAGGTTATTGGATGCAACAATATCATTGTGTGCCGTTGGATAGAGAAAATGCAAGGTCGGCTATAAAAGTAATACAACAAGGAGCAGAAAATATTAAAAATGGATATAGTATGTGTATATTTCCAGAGGGTACAAGAAGTAAAGATGGTAAACTTCAAGAATTTAAGAAGGGAAGCTTAAAACTTGCAACTAAAGCTAAAGCGCCTATAGTACCAGTAGCTATAGATAGAGCTTATAGAGCTTTTGAAATAGATAGGAAATTTAAGTCAATAGACATAACAATAACATTTTGTGAGCCAATATATACAGAAAATTTAACAAGAGATGAAGAAAAAGAGCTTGCGATGAGAGTTAGAAATATAATAGAAAAAGCATTAAAACAATAA
- a CDS encoding phosphoenolpyruvate carboxykinase, translating into MRKEFSMSNDKILINFTAKYCNNFETLLESEGFRRVLESYLRISKDRLSLSWKYLRKGLETEDVCEIRKNIARICKYCTVMSVEEIVEANPNYKNLFEDKDRFISFIEDFYLFWRRLERYTIINSDKVQQGLAAVSFTEANSGFSNLVLKLYRKIEKNVLGYKPKVFRQIPAGGNSSIMINKVLWPMPKGYEALEDIHFIDSILLETPFITYPKKNTRSGMFSEVTENPLRYATLNKDHWFCYPAKVGELLAFIYFHRDFMEHGITLCNLFEMARSDEYRGRKPDLVYVFGAKDDDGELKTVFYNDEKNDIMLGYVNHSEEIDYFGYMKKMTLTLHNLVMIKRGYLPIHGAMVNIELKDGKQANVVIMGDSGAGKSESLEAFRTLSEDYISDMTIIFDDMGTFKNLNGEVYGYGTEIGAFVRLDDLDQGYAFKEMDRSIFMNPDKINARLVMPVAPYKEIIKGYKVDLFLYANNYTKVEEGETSIEYFKTPEDAIKVFKSGARMAKGTTSETGLVESYFANPFGPAQKQKETDKLIEKYFNVMFKEKVKVGQIKTCLAVKGQEKTGPRAAALELFEIIKNL; encoded by the coding sequence ATGCGTAAAGAGTTTTCCATGAGTAATGATAAAATATTAATAAACTTTACAGCTAAATATTGTAATAATTTTGAAACGTTATTAGAAAGTGAAGGATTTAGAAGGGTTTTAGAAAGTTATTTAAGAATTTCTAAAGATAGATTGTCTTTAAGCTGGAAATATTTAAGAAAGGGTTTAGAGACAGAGGACGTTTGTGAAATTAGAAAAAATATAGCTAGAATATGTAAGTATTGTACGGTTATGAGTGTTGAAGAAATAGTAGAAGCTAATCCGAATTATAAAAATCTTTTTGAAGATAAAGATAGATTTATATCATTTATAGAAGATTTTTATCTGTTTTGGAGAAGATTAGAAAGATATACTATAATTAATAGTGATAAAGTTCAACAAGGTTTAGCAGCTGTAAGTTTTACAGAAGCTAACTCAGGATTTTCTAATTTAGTATTAAAGCTATATAGAAAAATAGAGAAAAATGTATTAGGATATAAACCAAAAGTATTTAGACAAATTCCTGCTGGAGGAAATTCTTCAATAATGATTAATAAAGTCTTATGGCCAATGCCAAAGGGATATGAGGCATTAGAAGATATTCACTTTATTGACAGTATATTATTAGAAACTCCTTTTATAACTTATCCTAAAAAGAATACGAGAAGTGGAATGTTTTCAGAAGTAACAGAAAATCCTCTAAGATATGCTACCTTAAATAAGGATCATTGGTTTTGTTATCCTGCAAAGGTAGGTGAATTGCTTGCATTTATTTATTTCCATAGAGATTTTATGGAGCATGGAATTACTTTATGTAATCTCTTTGAAATGGCAAGAAGCGATGAATATAGAGGTAGAAAACCAGATTTAGTTTATGTATTTGGTGCTAAGGATGATGATGGAGAGCTTAAAACTGTATTCTATAATGATGAAAAAAATGATATTATGCTTGGGTATGTTAATCATTCAGAAGAGATAGATTACTTTGGATATATGAAGAAAATGACATTAACTCTTCATAATCTAGTTATGATAAAAAGAGGATACCTTCCAATTCATGGAGCTATGGTTAATATAGAATTAAAAGATGGAAAGCAAGCTAATGTTGTAATTATGGGAGATAGCGGAGCAGGTAAATCAGAGAGTTTAGAAGCCTTTAGAACATTAAGTGAAGACTATATAAGTGATATGACTATTATATTTGATGATATGGGAACATTTAAAAATTTAAATGGAGAAGTATATGGATATGGTACAGAAATTGGAGCTTTTGTAAGGTTAGACGATTTAGATCAAGGATATGCATTTAAAGAAATGGATAGAAGTATATTTATGAATCCAGATAAAATTAATGCAAGATTAGTTATGCCAGTAGCTCCATATAAGGAAATAATTAAAGGATATAAAGTAGATTTATTCTTGTATGCTAATAACTATACTAAAGTTGAAGAAGGAGAAACTTCAATAGAATATTTTAAGACTCCTGAAGATGCCATAAAAGTATTTAAATCTGGTGCTAGAATGGCAAAAGGAACTACTTCAGAAACAGGATTAGTTGAAAGTTACTTTGCAAATCCATTTGGACCAGCTCAAAAGCAAAAAGAAACAGACAAATTAATAGAAAAATATTTTAATGTTATGTTTAAAGAAAAAGTAAAGGTTGGTCAAATAAAAACTTGTTTAGCAGTTAAAGGACAAGAAAAGACTGGACCAAGAGCAGCAGCTTTAGAGTTATTTGAAATAATAAAAAATCTTTAG
- a CDS encoding ribonuclease H-like domain-containing protein, with the protein MIIRENIVEVSDISEEFILKTDKINRRQDELIFFDLEHYVYKKPKCIGVFGACIFNNDDKKLHVTQYMIENKSEVVDILILARRYFIDMKKHGKNSIVTFSGNNDFTVINYLFKKYNIQYDFSKEFQDIDIQREYERVYGHSIGLKNLEKVFEIFREGELISGSNLAKTFHKVLKDREYILRMPKKKVENILLYNEQDVTNLYNIFTLWNKFIIETTEIKDDEEETKIDKENDNDKLVDNVNEKYDTKEEKIVDDIYIKNKEVSGLEEKDNIQLKELVNEGI; encoded by the coding sequence GTGATAATTCGTGAAAATATAGTAGAGGTTAGTGATATATCTGAGGAATTTATTCTTAAAACTGATAAGATAAATCGAAGGCAAGATGAGCTTATATTCTTTGATTTAGAACATTATGTTTATAAAAAACCTAAATGTATAGGAGTTTTTGGCGCTTGTATATTTAATAATGATGATAAAAAACTTCATGTAACTCAATATATGATAGAAAATAAAAGTGAAGTAGTAGATATACTTATTTTAGCTAGAAGATATTTTATAGACATGAAAAAACATGGTAAAAACTCTATAGTTACTTTTTCGGGAAATAATGATTTTACTGTAATAAATTATTTGTTCAAAAAGTATAATATACAATATGATTTTTCTAAGGAGTTTCAAGATATTGATATTCAAAGAGAGTATGAACGGGTTTATGGACATTCAATAGGGCTTAAAAATCTTGAGAAAGTTTTTGAAATATTTAGGGAGGGAGAACTTATAAGCGGTTCTAACTTAGCTAAAACATTTCACAAGGTTTTAAAAGATAGAGAATATATTTTGAGAATGCCTAAGAAAAAGGTTGAGAATATACTTCTTTATAATGAACAGGATGTTACAAATCTTTATAATATTTTTACTCTATGGAATAAGTTTATAATAGAAACTACAGAGATTAAGGATGATGAAGAAGAAACTAAAATAGATAAAGAAAATGATAATGATAAATTAGTTGATAATGTAAATGAAAAATATGACACAAAAGAAGAAAAAATAGTGGATGATATTTACATTAAAAATAAAGAAGTTAGTGGATTAGAAGAAAAAGATAATATCCAATTGAAAGAGTTAGTTAACGAAGGCATATAG
- a CDS encoding ComEC/Rec2 family competence protein, with the protein MEVFYLKKKLSILSLFLLVFCFVFVGCNINSPSNTDNTKDMKVHYIDVGQGDSILIQVNNKNMLIDCGPRDGKDKLFSYLESQKITKLDYVVATHPHEDHIGNMADVIKKYDVDKFYAPKVEHTTKTFEKMIEALASKNLKITTIKAGTKSIDLGENTKVSVVAPNSATYDDLNDYSPIIKVEYGKNSFLFTGDAEKKSEKEVLSKNYNIEADVLKLGHHGSSTSTSKEFFNAVNPSIAVITLASDNKYGHPHKETINLLKEKKTTVYRTDTDGNIVLSSDGNKISKINK; encoded by the coding sequence ATGGAGGTATTTTATTTGAAAAAGAAATTATCAATCTTATCACTTTTTCTGTTAGTATTTTGTTTTGTTTTTGTAGGATGTAACATAAATTCACCATCTAATACAGATAATACCAAAGATATGAAAGTGCATTATATAGATGTTGGGCAAGGTGATTCAATATTAATACAAGTTAATAATAAAAATATGTTAATTGACTGTGGTCCTAGAGATGGAAAGGATAAATTATTCTCATATTTAGAATCTCAAAAAATTACTAAACTTGATTATGTAGTTGCTACACATCCACATGAAGATCATATAGGAAATATGGCTGATGTCATAAAAAAATATGACGTAGATAAATTTTATGCTCCAAAAGTTGAACATACTACTAAAACGTTTGAAAAAATGATAGAGGCTTTAGCTAGTAAAAATCTTAAAATAACTACTATAAAAGCCGGTACAAAATCTATAGATCTTGGAGAAAATACAAAAGTTTCAGTAGTAGCCCCTAATAGCGCTACTTATGATGACTTAAATGACTACTCTCCAATTATTAAAGTAGAGTATGGTAAAAACTCTTTCTTATTTACAGGAGATGCTGAAAAGAAATCTGAAAAAGAAGTTTTATCTAAAAATTATAACATTGAAGCTGATGTTTTAAAACTTGGCCATCATGGTTCTTCTACTTCAACATCTAAAGAATTTTTTAATGCTGTTAATCCATCAATTGCTGTAATTACTCTTGCTAGTGACAATAAATATGGTCATCCACATAAAGAGACTATCAATCTTTTAAAAGAAAAGAAAACTACAGTATATAGAACTGATACTGATGGAAATATAGTTCTTTCATCTGATGGAAATAAGATTTCAAAAATTAATAAATAA
- a CDS encoding FeoA family protein, translating to MCICDLKLGEKGKIESIKGDDRLAKRLFALGCIEGTEIELKRIAPLGDPIIVNLRGFDLAIRKKDAKNIFLTL from the coding sequence ATGTGTATATGTGATTTAAAATTAGGTGAAAAAGGTAAAATAGAATCTATTAAAGGTGATGATAGACTTGCAAAAAGATTATTTGCTTTAGGTTGTATTGAAGGCACTGAAATAGAATTAAAAAGAATAGCTCCTCTTGGAGATCCTATAATTGTTAATTTAAGAGGATTTGACTTAGCTATAAGAAAAAAGGATGCCAAAAATATATTTTTAACACTTTAA
- a CDS encoding gamma carbonic anhydrase family protein: MIKNFQGKEPKIHKTCYISESVDIIGEVVIGENSNIWFGTRARGDMNKISIGENTNIQENSVVHVDTDFPTIIGDNVTVGHGAIIHGCEISDNVLIGMGSIILNGAKISKNTIVAAGSLVSQGKTFKEGVLLMGSPAKVVRDLTKEEINSIQTSANNYVALSKKYL; encoded by the coding sequence ATGATTAAAAATTTTCAAGGTAAAGAACCTAAAATACATAAAACTTGCTATATATCAGAAAGTGTTGATATAATAGGGGAAGTTGTTATTGGAGAAAATTCTAATATTTGGTTTGGAACAAGAGCTAGAGGAGATATGAATAAAATTTCTATAGGGGAAAATACTAATATTCAAGAAAACTCAGTTGTTCATGTAGATACAGATTTTCCAACAATTATTGGAGATAATGTAACAGTAGGGCATGGTGCTATAATTCACGGATGTGAAATTTCAGATAATGTTTTAATAGGAATGGGAAGTATAATATTAAATGGAGCTAAAATATCTAAAAATACTATTGTTGCAGCAGGTTCTTTAGTATCACAGGGAAAGACTTTTAAAGAAGGTGTACTTTTAATGGGAAGTCCAGCAAAAGTTGTTAGAGATCTTACAAAAGAAGAAATAAATAGTATTCAAACTTCAGCAAATAATTATGTAGCTTTAAGTAAGAAGTATTTATAA